In Hyalangium gracile, the genomic stretch TGGTGGCCATCATCGTCATCGGCGTGCTGGTGGACCGCGTCTTCTTCCAGACGGTGGAGACGCGGGTGCGCCGGCGCTGGGGCCTGCTGCCCTCCATGTGAAGTGGAGGACGTCCCGCGCGCGGGTACATTGCCGCCCGCGCCCCCACGCCCCATTACCGCGAGCATGCACTCGCTTCGCTCTCGGTCCTTCCTCGGGCTGCTGCTCCTGCTCGGCGCCACCGGCCTCGGCTGCAAGAAGTCGGGCGGTGACGCGGCGGACCCCAACGCTCCGCTGCGCCTGGGCTTCTTCCCCAACATCACCCACGCGCAGGCGCTGGTGGGCCACGTGGAGGGCACCTTCGCCGCGGAGCCGGGCATCGGCAAGCTGGAGGTGAAGCAGTTCAACGCCGGGCCCGCGGCCATGGAGGCGCTCGTCGCCGGCTCGCTGGACATCTCCTATGTGGGCACCGGCCCCGCCATCAACACGTACCTCAAGGCGGGCCGCGACTTGCGCATCATCTCCGGCGCGGTGAATGGCGGCGCGGTGCTGGTGACGCGCTCGGCGAAGTCCGCCGCCGAGCTGAAGGGAAAGAAGCTGGCCAGCCCTCAAATCGGCAACACGCAGGACATCGCCCTGCGGCACTGGCTCAAGCAGCAGGGCCTCAGTGCCGCCAGCGAGCCCGGCAGCCAGGTGCAGGTGGTGCCCATGAGCAACCCGGACATCCTCGCGCAGTACATCCAGGGCGGCATCGAGGGCGCCTGGGTGCCGGAGCCCTGGGGCGCGCGCATGGTGGCCGAGGGCGGAGGGCAGATCCTGGTGGACGAGCGGGACTTGTGGCCGCAGCGCCGCTTCCCCACCACCGTCATCGTCACGACGAAGAAGGCGCTGGAGACGCGCCGCCCGCAGCTGCTGGCGCTCTTGAGGGTGCACGTGCGGCTCACGGAGCGCTGGCGCGGCGATCCGGCGGGCTTCTCCTCCGCCGTCAACGCCGCCTTCGGCAAGCTCACCAGCAAGCCGCTGGCGCCGCCCATCCTCCAGGAGGCCTTCTCGCGCCTGGAGCCGAGCCTGGACCCAGAGCAGGCCGCGCTGTCCACGGCGGCCCAGCACGCCAAGGCGCTGGGCTACCTCACCGCCGATGACATCTCCGGCCTGGTGGACCTGAGCCTGCTCGAGGAGGCTCGCGCTCCCGCGAAGTGAGGCAGGACCAGAGGGGTGCCTACCGGGCCTCCGCCACCTCGCCCGCCAGCGACAGGGCGAGGTTACGCGTCTGGTCCACCGTGTACGAGGCGATGATCTCCTGGCCGGGCTGTGGCGTCCGGGTGATGCGCAGCGCGCTCAGGTCCAGCGGCACCACCACGCCCTCGCGGTCCACGTAGAGCGTGCGGCCCTTCAGGTCGATGACGCGGCCGGACAACAGCCGGTTGTCGCCCTCGTCCAGCCGCTCCGCCCGCTGCTTGATGACGTCCATGCCCGTGGGGCCGAAGTTGAACTCCTCGATGCTGCCCGAACGCCCTCCCGTGCCCACTTCCTCGAAGTGCTGGGACTCCTGGTGGAAGGTCTCGCTGTACTCCCGCTCTCGGGCATTCGCCGCCAGGGGGGCGAGCATCACTCCAAGGGCAGGCAGGCACAGGACTGCGCGACGCAGGGCGCTGGGGAAGATGGGCTTCATCTGGTGGACTCCGGCGTTTGGGGGTCGATGACCCGTCCACCACTCAAGCTAGGGATGGGCCCGATCCCCTTCGTGCCTCTCGGGTGCTCCCTGGAGGCAGGAGGGCCCGCCAGTCGGCCCCGCTCTTCACCCAGGGAATGGATGCCCTGGGACGCCGTGTCTTCCCGGCACGGGGCCGATCAGCCCTCGTTGCGCGGCGTGGTGGACTCGCACAGGTGCTCGAGGAACTCGGGCAGCAGCGTGGAGGAGATGATCCACAGCACGCCCTCGCCCAGGTCCGCCAGCGCGGCCCGCTCGGCGTACTCCACGGTGGTGCACTCCACGTAGTGCACGAAGACGCGCCGGTTGCGCGCGCGGAACCACTCCGCCGCCCGCGTCAGCAGCGCCAGCATGGCGTCCTGCACCTCGGGCTGCGTGTCGTCCTCCAGCGGGACGATGCGCACGCTGTCGAGGATTTGAAACAGGTTGAGGCCGGGGTTGGCCGCCTCGTAGACACCCACCGCCACCGGCCGGCCGTTGTGGCGCGCCACGAACGCCTCGCGCTCGCGCGACAGCTCGGCGCTGTTCCACAGCGCCTTGGTGGAGTTCATGTGGAAGCGCTCGGGCACCAGGTCCAGCGCCTCGCGGAAGGCCACCGGCTTGGTCTGCTCCAGCCGCTTGAAGAACACGCCCAGCTCTTCCTCGGTGGGCGAGCCGACCTCGATGCCCTCGGCGAGGGCGGGCCAGTCACGGTCCGACTCACCCTCCATCAGCCGGAAGTTGATGGCGGCCGACTGCCCGGTGTGCTCGTACCACTGGGCGAAGTCGAACTTGGTGAAGCGCATCCACCGGACGCGGGCCTCGCAGTAGGCGAAGAACCACTTCACGTCCGGGTCCACCTGGGCCGGCTCGTAGCCGCGCAGGTAGATGTCGCGCAGGGCCTCGCGCGCCGAGGCGCTGCGCTTGTTGGCGCCCTCCGGGTGCTGGCGCGCCACCTGGTGCGTCAGCCAGCTGCCCGCGTACGGCTTCACCACGGAGATGGAGGCCTCGACCTTGTTGCTCTCCATCGGCTTGACGACGCGGAAGCCCAGGCGCGGGCGGCCCTGGAGCTTGTTCTGCGTCTCGTAGAACTCGCGCTTGAACTCCTCGAACTTCGTGGGGTTCTTGCCGGACAGGCGGAAGTAGCCGGAGTTCTCGAACACCTCCCACACCGCGTCGTTCCAGTCACCGGCCACGCGCGTCTTGGGGTGCATCTGCTCTTCCACCAGCTCGCGCCAGGCGATGCCCTGCTCGGCGTTGAGCGGGCTGAGCCACATGCCGCAGCGGCGGCCCTTGGGCGTGCTGGAGATGTTGCGCACCTCGGCAAACAGCCTCACCGGGGCCTTGCCCGGCATCTCCACCTCCACCACCGGGATGCGCATGCCGGGGTAGAGCAGGTCCTCGCCCGGCTCCGTCATGAAGGACAGGCCCTCGTAGGACACGTCCAGCATCTGCCGGTGCACGCGGACCTGCGGCCACAGCGGGTGGTCGAAGGACAGGTGGCACAGCGTGGTGGTGGGGGCCCGGCGCAGCCAGCGGTGACGGTAGCGCGTCAGCTCCACCGGCAGCGGCATCATCCACAGGTCGTGCTCCACCCAGGCCTTCTCCACCCGGAAGTAGAGCACCGAGCTGTAGCCGAACACCTCCATGGCGAAGGGGCCGCGGGGCAGCGGGCCGTCGGCCCTCCAGCCGATGACGCCGTCGTACTTGTCGAAGTGCGCCGCGCGCACCTCCACCCGCGAGCCATCCTCGGTGCGCGCCACACCGCGCGTGGTGCGCGCCGCCAGCGCCTCGGAGATGCGCAGGATGCGCTCCTGGCGGGTGATGGTCTCCTTCCACACCGGGCGCGCCTCGGGCGTCACCAGGTGCCCGCTCTCGCGCATGGCCTCCAGCGCGGAGACGATCTTCCGCCCGGCCTCCAGCGGCGGGGCCACGAAGCGCAGGCGCAGCTCGGGGGGCGTCTCCGGCCCGCCGGAGGAGATCTCCGCCACCTCGGCCTGGAGCGCCGTCGTCCACCGCTCGCCCAGGCCCAGCACCACGTTGGCCGGCTGACCGGGGCGCAGCTCCGCGCACGAGGCCAGGTGCAGCGTCAGGTGCTCCAGCGACAGCTGGACCAGTCGCCCCTGCGAGTCATTCGCATCTCCGAACGACGCCACCGCGGACAGGTCCGTTCCCATCCGATAGCCGAGGATCGCCTCGCGAGTCGACATCCGGTTATCCGACTGCATGGGAGCTCCGTCGCGCAAAAGATGCTTTACCTGAATAGCAGAACAATTTCATACCACGGTTCCGCGAGACTTCCCCAAGGGAAATTTCTTGCTCAGAGGGTGAACAGCGCTTCCGTGGGGCGCATCTGTTCTCCGGAGCGTGCTCCAGTCCAGCTCATTCCGCACTGTGTCATAGTGGAAACTCGAGCGTGAATCCGAGGGGATAGGCTCACTTGTAGCGTCCACAATCGGTCCTCCTCGACTCGGCCCGTGCTCCCGGAAAACCTGACGTCCTGATCCGGCGGAATCTTCAGGGAATTCTGGTTCATCTCCGAAGAAAAATCCATGCCCTATGGTCTACGGGTTTCCCGCAGTAGAGGACACTCCTGGGGACGGGCTCTCCGAGTGTTGAATCGCGTGCGTTAGAGGCAGCGCAGCTCCAGCACCAGGGTGGAGTCCTCCAGGCCGCCGTCGGCGCCGGAGCCGCCGGTGGCATACACCTGGGCGCCAGAGCCGCCGGCCAGGGTGTGGTGGCGCCGGGTGGGCAGGGGGGTGGCGGGGGTGAAGCGCTCGGAGGCAGGATCAAACCAGGCCGCCGGAGCGCCGCTGGCGTCCTCGATGTAGACCCAGCCATTGCCGATGCGGACGGCGCGAGGGTTGGGGCGAGGCCGGTCCATGGGCAGCACCTCGCGCACCCGCACCACGTCGCCGGAGGTCTCGAGCAGGAAGGCCCGGGCGGAGGGCACCAGCGAGGCGCCCACCCGCTCGGAGCCGCCGATCACCAGCGCGCGGCCACCGGTCAGCTCCACCACGGCGGGGCCCTCGAGGGCGGCGGGGAGGGCAGGCCCCACGCCCAGGGTGCCGGTGGGGCCGATCAAATCCGTGCGGGAGGTGGCGCCCGAGCCGGGGCAGCCGCCGGCCAGCAGGAAGGAGGGCCCCAGGGGTGCGCCTCCTGCGGGGCATGTAAGAGAAAGGCGGCCCAGCACCTCCTGGGCGCCGGTGTCCGGGCGCACGCGGACGGCGAGGTTGCGCTGCTCCACGCTGCCTTCCTGAGCGGCGGCCAGTCTGCCTCCGGCCAGTAGCGCGTCGCCGCCCAGGCGGCCGGCGGCGGCACCGCGGGAGGTGAGCGTGGGGGTGAAGGGCAGGCGGGTGGTGCCCCCGTCGAGCTCGAGCCACTCGAGGCTGGGCTCGGGCACATCGCCCAGGCGCACGCCGCCCAGCACCGCGACGCCTCCGTCCTGCAGGGCCACGCCGCTGGCCTCGGCCCGCCCCACGGCGAGTGACTGGGTGGAGATGCGGCCGGTCTCGGTGAAGAAGATGTCCAGCGCGGCGCTCGGGCGTCCCTGGGCGTCACGGCCTCCGGCCACCACGAGCGAGCCCGCCAGCGGGCCGGCGCCCGGCACCAGCACCGTGGGCTGGGAGCGGCGGGAGAAGCCCGTGCGCACCACGGGGGCACCCACCATCCGTCCGGGGCAGGCGCACACGCCCTCGTCGCAGGTGAGGCCTCCGGGCTGGCAGCTCCGGGCGGCGCACTCGGGGTCCGCGCAGTCGCGCAGGCCGTCGCCGTCGTCGTCCAGGCCGTTGTCGCAGGCCTCCACCGCCATGCCCGCGTCCGGAGCGGGGGGAATGGGAGGCAGCGTCAGCGTCAGGCGCGCGCCGCCCTTCTCGGTGAGCGTGGCCTCGCTGGAGGCGGTGGAGCGCACCACGCCCGAGCGCTCCGCGGTGGCGCGCACGGTGAGCCGCGTGCCGGCGGGCGTGGCCGGGCCGGACTCGAAGTTGAAGGTGGCGGGCAGGTGCAGCTGGGCGCCCTCCAGCGTGGCCAGGCCCAGCGGGGTGCTGGTGCCCGCCTGGAGCGCGACGACGGAGAGCCGATCGAAGTCCGCGCCCGGCACCAGCGCGCCCTCCACCACCACGTGCACGCCGCCGGGTGTGGACTCACAGCCGAGCAGCGGCCAGAGGAGGAGCAGCGGGAGCAGGCTCGAAGAGCGGGAGGGTGTGCTCACGCGCGCGAGTCTAGGCCAACCCCATGTGTGTAGAATTCCTGTGCCGCTCTTTCAGCCCAGGGGGTTTCGCGGTGTAGACTCGATTTTCTCACATGGGTGGTTCCACGCTGCCGCTCGCACCGGACGCCTTCAGCGGCCGGAAGCTGGGCAAATACGAGGTGCTCTGCCGCCTGTCCACGGGCGGGATGGCGGAGATCTTCCTCGCGTCGCAGCGTGGCCTGGCGGGCTTCCGCAAGCTGGTGGTGCTCAAGCAGATCCTCCCGGACATCGCTGGCGAGGAAGAGTTCGTCCAGATGTTCCTGGACGAGGCGCGGGTGACGGCCGCCTTCAACCACCCGCACATCGCCCAGGTGTATGACTTGGACGTAGCCGAGGGCGAGCTGTTCCTGGCCATGGAGTTCGTCCCGGGCGCCACGCTGGTGGAGGTGGCCAAGGCGTGCCGCGCCGCCAACGAGCCCATCCCGGTGGGCTTCAGCCTGGAGGCCGTGCGCGACACCGCCCTGGCGCTGCACTACGCGCACACCTTCACGGATCCGCTCGGCCGGCCCTCGCCCGTCATCCACCGCGACGTGGCCGAGAAGAACATCATGGTGACGTACGAGGGCGTCACCAAGCTGCTGGACTTCGGCATCGCCAAGAACCTGGCGCGCAAGGGCCGCACGCAGATCGGCATGGTGAAGGGGACCAGCGGCTACATGTCCCCGGAGCAGATCCTCGGCGAGCCGCTGGACTCGCGCAGTGACTTGTTCAGCCTGGGCGTGGTGCTGCACGAGTGCCTCACAGGCCTGCGCCTGTTCCACTCCAAGACGCCCGAGGCGGGCGCGGGAGCGGTGCTGCAAGGACAGGTGCCGCCCCCGTCCCGCGCGAACAAGGCCATCCCGCCGGAGCTGGACGCCATCGTCCTCAAGGCGCTGGCGCGCAAGCGCGAGGACCGGTACGCGACGACGCTCGAGTTCGCGCGCGCCCTGGAGCGCGCCGTGGGCCCCCTCATCTGGCACCCGGAGCAGAGCGGAGAGCTGATCCGGCGCCTCTTCTCGGACCGGCGCGAGCAGACCCGGCAGCTGCTCATGGCCGGCAAGGTGATGAGCGGCGACACCACCGGCGAGGTCAACCTGGCGCAGATCCTCTCGCCGCCCGCGCCCCCGGAGCCCCCTCCGCCTCCGGCTGATCCGGTGAGCGCCACGCGCCTGCCGCTGATCACCCCCGCGCTGCCCGCCGCCGGGCGGCCCGGAGCGCCTTCGCAGACGGGGCTGCCCTCGGTGAAGGCCGCCGCGCCGGCGCCGCCTCCGCCTCCGGCGCAGGAGCCGCTGCTCAAGCCGCTACCGCCTCCCAAGGAAGCCCCCCCGCGCCGCATCACGAGCGCCTCGGTGACGGTGGCGCCGCCGGAAGTCGCCACCCGTCGGCCGGTGTTCGAGCCGCTGCCGCAGAAGCGCACGAGCACCTTGGCCTCGAGCGCGCTCACCCTGCCTCCCCCGCCGCCCCGGGAGGACACCGGGCGCACGAACTCCTCGGCGGAGACGATTCCCGCGCCTTCACCTCCGCCGGCGCGACAGAGCTCCCCGCGCGTGGCGCCCCTGCCGCCTCCGGTCGATCCCGATGAGGACGATGACGACTCCCATCCCGCGCTGCGCACCATCATGGAGCGGGTGGACCTCAACGCCATGGGGACCTTCCCCCATGCGGACAGTCCGGTCGCCAAGGGTGCTCCTGTCCCGGACACGGCCGATGACGAGCACACGCCCGCGGTGAAGCACAACGGGGGCCGGCGCTCACCGACGTCCAGCGAGCGCATCCCCCAGCCTCCCAGCAACGTTGGAGCGCGCCCTTCCCGGCGCCGCGTGCCCACGCCGCCCCCTCCGCGACAGGAGTCCGACTTCGAGATCACCACCCGGCCCGTTCGCGCGCTGCGGGTGGAAGAAGAGGAACCGCAGTCGGACACCAACGAGACCCTCATCCCCGAGGGCGAGGAAGGGCACACCCTCCTCACCTCGCCCGTCATGGCCCTGCCCGCGAAGAAGAAGAACGGGGCGTGGGTGATGCTGGCCGTGGCCCTGCTGCTGCTGGGGGCGGTGGTCACGGTGGTGGCGCTCGGATGGGATGGCGGTCGCTTGAGCGGACTGCTGGGACTGCGCTCATCCCCTGCGGCTTCGGCGGTGGCTACCAGCGTGCCCCTGAAGCCACCCCCGGCACCGCCCACCCAGCCGACGGAGCCCGTCGCGAAAGCTCCAGCTCCCGCGCCCGAGCCCGCACCTCCAACCCCCGCCCAGCCCACCACCACCGCCGAGCCCGCCACCCCCACTCCGCCCGCCGAGGCGACACCTCCCGCCACGCCCCCGGACACGGCTCCCCAGGAGCCCGCCGTCGCCGAGACGACACCTCCGGAGGAGAAGATCGAGGCCGCCACCGCCAAGAGCGAGGAGGTCCTCACGGCCGAGGCGGACACGACAAAGAAGTCCCGTCCCGCCACCAACAAGCGCACGCGCCGGGACGCGAAGCCCGGGGCCAGCGAGGACGAGGACGCCTCCGCCGATGATGCTGCCGCCGCGGCGCCCGCTCCGGGTGGCAACGGAACGCTCACGCTCGTCACCACGCCCTATGCCAAGGTGTACCTGGGGCGGCGCTACCTGGGAGACACCCCCCTCTTCAAGTTGAGCCTCCCGACGGGCAAGCAGACGCTCAAGCTCGTGGACGCGAGCGGTCGAAGCCTGCGCCTACCGGTGGAGATCAAGCCCGGGGAGACCACGGCCCTGAAGCTCTCGCTCGACGAGCTCGACGCGAACTGACGCTCCGCCTTCACCCCATCGGTGCTGCTGCCGGAGATGAACGCAGCCTCTCCCTCGGACTGCCGCACGCGTTGTCAGAGGCCTCTGCTTGGATGGAGGAGGCGTGCAACGAGGAGGGCGGCGAGGATGGAACACAAGGGGCTCGTGGCGAGAGTGGCGGAGCAGTTGGAGCAAACGATTGCCCTGGGGCAGTGGCCCAAAGGCAGGCTGCCTTCCGAGCGGCAGATGGCCCAGCGCTATGGGGTGTCGCGCACCACCATCCGAGGAGCCCTCCAGGGGCTGGCCGCCAGAGGACTCATCGTTCAACACCCGGGGAGACAGAGCCGCACGGTGCCACTCGGTGAAGCACTGTCGCTCGAGAGCCTGAAGCTGCTGCTTCCCGAGGGCCGCCAAGACATGGATCGCCGGCCGCTGCTCGAGGGGTACTTCGCCCTCAAGCGGGAGGTGACGGTGGAGCTACTGGCCGCCTGCTGCGAGCACGCCAGCCAGCCCGCTGTGGAGCAGCTGCTCAATGCCAGCTTCGCGTTGAGAGATGAGGCCCGCTGGCAGGAGAAGCGCACCCGGTGGGTGGAGCGAGAGTTCGACCTGCTGCGGCTGGCAGCCCAAGCAGCGGACCGTCCCGGCCACCTGCTGCTCCTGATGTCGTTGGAGAAGGCTTTCCGAGGCTTGGCGGACGCGCTGCTCCCTGCGCTGCAACCGGAGGCCCTCCAGCAGTGGGCCCAGTGCGTGTTCAACGCTCTGGCCGACCGTGACGCCCAGGCCCTTCGCCAACAGTTGCCGGCGCTGCTGAAGGCCGCTGACGAGCCGCTGCTCGACCGGCTGGCCCCGGTGCGTGCTGCGCACACCGCGCCTGTGCCCCTACCGCCTTCCGGGGAGGTGCCCGTGTCGGGCGAGAACGCCAGCAACTGGTCTGCTTGTCATACCAGTTCGCAACAAGTCCGGCCGACAGGCAGGGCCCCGGTCCACGAGGAGGGGGGCACCCTCGCGTGCGCCACTTCGAGCCGGAACGCTCTCGTAGCTCCACCCGCTCCACTCCCCGCTGGCGAGTGGCAGGGTGATTCCCGCTGCCCCGCACCCATTCCGGCCCCACCTGCGTCTCGCTCCACCACCTACGGTGTTCCTGCCAGCTTCTGTTCCGCGCCCACCCTGATGCTTGCCTGGGCACCTCCTTCCTTCTCGGCAGTCTCGGCCGCGGACGCCAGAGGTTCACCTGGCCCGTGCCCGGACGCTTCCACTGCCGAGGAAAAGGAGTCTGTCCCCAGCGAGGGCCAGGCCGCTCTGCCGGTGGACGCTGGGGAGGCGCCTGAGTAACTGGTCCAGGCTCCGCACCCGGAGTGGGCGCTCGCCAGCACTCAGGCGGGTGCCTCGCGCTCGAGGCGACGGTTTCGTCCTGTCCGCGACACCACCGGCCTGCCCGTTGGCTCGGGTCTTCCCTGGCGCCTGGCTTCGCGTCCCACTCCCTCACCCGACTTTCCTGAAGGGGTATAGCGGCCCGGCTCACCCCGGCGTGCAATGGCTCCCGGGCTCTCGCGTACAGACGATC encodes the following:
- a CDS encoding FadR/GntR family transcriptional regulator translates to MEHKGLVARVAEQLEQTIALGQWPKGRLPSERQMAQRYGVSRTTIRGALQGLAARGLIVQHPGRQSRTVPLGEALSLESLKLLLPEGRQDMDRRPLLEGYFALKREVTVELLAACCEHASQPAVEQLLNASFALRDEARWQEKRTRWVEREFDLLRLAAQAADRPGHLLLLMSLEKAFRGLADALLPALQPEALQQWAQCVFNALADRDAQALRQQLPALLKAADEPLLDRLAPVRAAHTAPVPLPPSGEVPVSGENASNWSACHTSSQQVRPTGRAPVHEEGGTLACATSSRNALVAPPAPLPAGEWQGDSRCPAPIPAPPASRSTTYGVPASFCSAPTLMLAWAPPSFSAVSAADARGSPGPCPDASTAEEKESVPSEGQAALPVDAGEAPE
- a CDS encoding ABC transporter substrate-binding protein; translated protein: MHSLRSRSFLGLLLLLGATGLGCKKSGGDAADPNAPLRLGFFPNITHAQALVGHVEGTFAAEPGIGKLEVKQFNAGPAAMEALVAGSLDISYVGTGPAINTYLKAGRDLRIISGAVNGGAVLVTRSAKSAAELKGKKLASPQIGNTQDIALRHWLKQQGLSAASEPGSQVQVVPMSNPDILAQYIQGGIEGAWVPEPWGARMVAEGGGQILVDERDLWPQRRFPTTVIVTTKKALETRRPQLLALLRVHVRLTERWRGDPAGFSSAVNAAFGKLTSKPLAPPILQEAFSRLEPSLDPEQAALSTAAQHAKALGYLTADDISGLVDLSLLEEARAPAK
- a CDS encoding PilZ domain-containing protein translates to MSTREAILGYRMGTDLSAVASFGDANDSQGRLVQLSLEHLTLHLASCAELRPGQPANVVLGLGERWTTALQAEVAEISSGGPETPPELRLRFVAPPLEAGRKIVSALEAMRESGHLVTPEARPVWKETITRQERILRISEALAARTTRGVARTEDGSRVEVRAAHFDKYDGVIGWRADGPLPRGPFAMEVFGYSSVLYFRVEKAWVEHDLWMMPLPVELTRYRHRWLRRAPTTTLCHLSFDHPLWPQVRVHRQMLDVSYEGLSFMTEPGEDLLYPGMRIPVVEVEMPGKAPVRLFAEVRNISSTPKGRRCGMWLSPLNAEQGIAWRELVEEQMHPKTRVAGDWNDAVWEVFENSGYFRLSGKNPTKFEEFKREFYETQNKLQGRPRLGFRVVKPMESNKVEASISVVKPYAGSWLTHQVARQHPEGANKRSASAREALRDIYLRGYEPAQVDPDVKWFFAYCEARVRWMRFTKFDFAQWYEHTGQSAAINFRLMEGESDRDWPALAEGIEVGSPTEEELGVFFKRLEQTKPVAFREALDLVPERFHMNSTKALWNSAELSREREAFVARHNGRPVAVGVYEAANPGLNLFQILDSVRIVPLEDDTQPEVQDAMLALLTRAAEWFRARNRRVFVHYVECTTVEYAERAALADLGEGVLWIISSTLLPEFLEHLCESTTPRNEG
- a CDS encoding serine/threonine-protein kinase, producing MGGSTLPLAPDAFSGRKLGKYEVLCRLSTGGMAEIFLASQRGLAGFRKLVVLKQILPDIAGEEEFVQMFLDEARVTAAFNHPHIAQVYDLDVAEGELFLAMEFVPGATLVEVAKACRAANEPIPVGFSLEAVRDTALALHYAHTFTDPLGRPSPVIHRDVAEKNIMVTYEGVTKLLDFGIAKNLARKGRTQIGMVKGTSGYMSPEQILGEPLDSRSDLFSLGVVLHECLTGLRLFHSKTPEAGAGAVLQGQVPPPSRANKAIPPELDAIVLKALARKREDRYATTLEFARALERAVGPLIWHPEQSGELIRRLFSDRREQTRQLLMAGKVMSGDTTGEVNLAQILSPPAPPEPPPPPADPVSATRLPLITPALPAAGRPGAPSQTGLPSVKAAAPAPPPPPAQEPLLKPLPPPKEAPPRRITSASVTVAPPEVATRRPVFEPLPQKRTSTLASSALTLPPPPPREDTGRTNSSAETIPAPSPPPARQSSPRVAPLPPPVDPDEDDDDSHPALRTIMERVDLNAMGTFPHADSPVAKGAPVPDTADDEHTPAVKHNGGRRSPTSSERIPQPPSNVGARPSRRRVPTPPPPRQESDFEITTRPVRALRVEEEEPQSDTNETLIPEGEEGHTLLTSPVMALPAKKKNGAWVMLAVALLLLGAVVTVVALGWDGGRLSGLLGLRSSPAASAVATSVPLKPPPAPPTQPTEPVAKAPAPAPEPAPPTPAQPTTTAEPATPTPPAEATPPATPPDTAPQEPAVAETTPPEEKIEAATAKSEEVLTAEADTTKKSRPATNKRTRRDAKPGASEDEDASADDAAAAAPAPGGNGTLTLVTTPYAKVYLGRRYLGDTPLFKLSLPTGKQTLKLVDASGRSLRLPVEIKPGETTALKLSLDELDAN
- a CDS encoding Kelch repeat-containing protein, which codes for MSTPSRSSSLLPLLLLWPLLGCESTPGGVHVVVEGALVPGADFDRLSVVALQAGTSTPLGLATLEGAQLHLPATFNFESGPATPAGTRLTVRATAERSGVVRSTASSEATLTEKGGARLTLTLPPIPPAPDAGMAVEACDNGLDDDGDGLRDCADPECAARSCQPGGLTCDEGVCACPGRMVGAPVVRTGFSRRSQPTVLVPGAGPLAGSLVVAGGRDAQGRPSAALDIFFTETGRISTQSLAVGRAEASGVALQDGGVAVLGGVRLGDVPEPSLEWLELDGGTTRLPFTPTLTSRGAAAGRLGGDALLAGGRLAAAQEGSVEQRNLAVRVRPDTGAQEVLGRLSLTCPAGGAPLGPSFLLAGGCPGSGATSRTDLIGPTGTLGVGPALPAALEGPAVVELTGGRALVIGGSERVGASLVPSARAFLLETSGDVVRVREVLPMDRPRPNPRAVRIGNGWVYIEDASGAPAAWFDPASERFTPATPLPTRRHHTLAGGSGAQVYATGGSGADGGLEDSTLVLELRCL